A single genomic interval of Falsibacillus albus harbors:
- a CDS encoding coproporphyrinogen III oxidase codes for MNIEIKGIEDEKFHRPLQLIANLFFEDPIVSLRPLVEKDLTIALTLDEVDGFMKASARLYTEEDQRNFSDEYEKAIEGEMTAKERFRLEKNVLSHVYLTVLQDYTGIVQKWGILTGMRPTKLLHKAVRDGIATEEAHRSLKENYLITNEKIELMQTIVDRQLSVVPDLYDVRNEVSIYIGIPFCPTKCAYCTFPAFAIQGKQGRVDSFLAGLHYEMREMGKWLKENNVKITTVYYGGGTPTSITAEEMDLLYDEMYQAFPDVENIREITVEAGRPDTITPEKLDVLKKWNIDRISINPQSYTQETLKAIGRHHTVEETIEKFHLARGMGMNNINMDLIIGLPGEEVPEFTHTLEETEKLMPESLTVHTLSFKRASEMTLNKDKYKVAPREEVERMMTLAEQWTKEHNYTPYYLYRQKNILGNLENVGYALENQDSIYNIMIMEEVQTIIGIGCGAASKFIHPETGKITHFNNPKDPKSYNEGFQEYTNKKIDILNELFSKY; via the coding sequence TTGAACATTGAGATAAAAGGGATTGAGGATGAAAAATTCCATCGTCCGCTGCAGCTGATTGCAAATTTATTCTTTGAAGATCCAATTGTTTCATTAAGGCCGCTTGTAGAAAAGGATCTCACCATTGCTTTGACTCTGGATGAAGTGGACGGATTCATGAAGGCAAGCGCTCGATTATATACAGAAGAAGATCAAAGAAATTTCAGTGATGAATATGAAAAGGCCATTGAAGGTGAGATGACTGCAAAAGAAAGGTTCAGGCTTGAGAAGAATGTCCTTTCACATGTGTATCTAACCGTGCTTCAGGACTACACTGGCATCGTCCAAAAGTGGGGGATCCTGACCGGGATGCGTCCTACCAAACTCCTCCATAAGGCAGTCCGTGATGGGATCGCGACTGAAGAGGCACACCGCAGCCTAAAAGAAAACTATTTGATCACAAATGAAAAGATTGAGTTGATGCAGACAATCGTTGACCGGCAATTGTCTGTCGTGCCGGATCTTTATGATGTGAGAAATGAAGTGAGCATTTATATCGGGATTCCTTTCTGCCCTACTAAATGTGCATATTGTACCTTCCCTGCCTTTGCCATTCAAGGGAAACAGGGAAGGGTCGATTCCTTTCTTGCAGGGCTCCACTATGAAATGCGCGAGATGGGAAAATGGCTAAAAGAAAATAATGTGAAAATCACCACGGTCTATTATGGTGGAGGGACTCCGACTTCAATCACAGCGGAGGAAATGGATCTCCTTTATGATGAGATGTATCAAGCCTTCCCAGACGTCGAGAATATCCGTGAAATTACCGTGGAAGCAGGGAGACCGGATACGATCACGCCGGAAAAACTGGATGTACTGAAAAAATGGAATATCGATCGAATCAGCATCAATCCACAGTCGTATACGCAAGAAACCTTGAAGGCAATCGGGCGCCATCATACCGTGGAGGAAACGATTGAAAAATTCCATCTGGCACGTGGGATGGGGATGAACAACATCAATATGGACTTGATCATCGGCCTGCCTGGAGAAGAAGTTCCTGAGTTTACTCATACGCTCGAAGAAACAGAGAAATTAATGCCTGAATCGCTCACTGTACACACTTTGTCATTTAAACGTGCGTCAGAAATGACCCTGAACAAGGATAAGTATAAAGTGGCGCCGCGCGAGGAAGTGGAACGCATGATGACCTTGGCGGAACAATGGACAAAAGAACATAATTATACACCATACTATCTGTACAGACAGAAAAATATTCTTGGAAACCTTGAGAATGTAGGGTATGCACTCGAAAACCAAGACAGCATTTATAACATCATGATCATGGAAGAAGTACAGACGATCATTGGAATCGGGTGCGGGGCGGCAAGCAAGTTCATCCACCCTGAGACAGGAAAGATTACGCATTTCAATAATCCGAAAGATCCAAAGTCCTACAACGAGGGCTTCCAGGAATATACGAATAAAAAAATCGACATATTGAATGAGTTGTTTTCTAAATATTAG
- a CDS encoding YheE family protein gives MIQHFQYQSMYKNKQLPGWTFSFYYKQIRYEGIYHQNGSIEWTTSAPPQDSIEAISSQIHDLMLYHVYDRQ, from the coding sequence ATGATTCAACACTTTCAATATCAATCCATGTATAAAAACAAACAGCTTCCGGGATGGACCTTTTCATTTTATTACAAGCAGATCCGTTACGAAGGCATCTATCATCAAAACGGCTCCATTGAGTGGACAACCTCCGCTCCACCGCAGGATAGCATAGAAGCCATCAGCTCACAGATCCATGATTTGATGCTCTATCATGTGTATGACAGGCAATAG
- a CDS encoding YheC/YheD family endospore coat-associated protein: protein MIQLGIITLTPDQPSSYFNELAGLSPDSGVSVYLFSPLHIQPGSENVSGYRFHQGTNQWIHDSFSIPSFLYDRCLYGETKESKDAKAIVSWLKAREDITFLGYGLPNKWSLYEKLIPASDISPYLPITRKVSSPEQIVDAAIKYKEVIIKPINGAHGFAVYLIEYDQHILTIKTTKNGKLVSRTVSDPKDAIPFFEKLLLKHIFILQPRLNNLNESGHPFDLRVFLQKDENGKWMERARGIRTGQKDGILTNLSAGADIISFEEWKNSVSNYNIPFIDNEINEVLDKLPHILEKQFYPLFELGIDLIIAKDHSIWIIDMNSKPGRKLVAMTNPQELETLYKAPLSYCKFLANNKAVNFEKTK, encoded by the coding sequence ATGATTCAACTAGGCATAATCACCCTTACCCCAGACCAGCCATCAAGCTACTTCAATGAGCTTGCAGGCTTAAGTCCGGATTCAGGAGTGAGTGTTTATTTATTCTCCCCGCTGCATATACAGCCCGGATCCGAAAATGTTTCAGGTTATCGCTTCCACCAGGGAACCAACCAATGGATCCATGATTCTTTTTCCATCCCTTCATTTTTATACGACCGCTGTTTATATGGAGAAACAAAAGAATCCAAGGATGCCAAGGCTATCGTATCGTGGCTTAAAGCAAGAGAGGATATCACCTTTTTAGGCTATGGGCTTCCAAACAAATGGAGCTTATATGAGAAACTAATACCGGCCTCCGACATTTCCCCTTATTTGCCAATAACGAGAAAAGTCAGCTCCCCTGAGCAAATCGTGGATGCGGCAATCAAGTATAAGGAAGTCATCATCAAGCCCATCAACGGGGCACATGGGTTTGCCGTGTATTTAATTGAATATGACCAACATATACTCACAATCAAGACGACCAAAAATGGAAAACTCGTTTCCAGAACTGTTTCAGATCCAAAGGATGCCATTCCGTTTTTTGAAAAATTGCTCCTGAAGCATATTTTTATTTTACAGCCTCGACTCAACAACCTTAATGAAAGCGGGCATCCCTTTGATTTGAGGGTCTTTTTGCAAAAAGACGAAAATGGCAAATGGATGGAAAGGGCAAGAGGCATCAGGACAGGGCAAAAGGATGGAATCTTGACGAACCTCAGCGCCGGCGCAGACATCATTTCTTTCGAAGAATGGAAGAATTCCGTTTCCAATTACAACATCCCTTTTATCGATAACGAAATCAACGAAGTGCTGGATAAGCTGCCGCATATTTTAGAAAAACAATTTTATCCATTATTTGAATTAGGCATTGACTTAATTATCGCAAAAGACCATTCCATTTGGATCATCGACATGAACTCCAAGCCTGGGCGCAAGCTGGTCGCGATGACAAATCCTCAGGAATTGGAAACACTTTACAAGGCTCCTCTTTCCTACTGTAAGTTCCTGGCCAACAATAAAGCCGTGAATTTCGAAAAAACAAAGTGA
- a CDS encoding YheC/YheD family endospore coat-associated protein, producing the protein MNIYYSEKEHIFFHNDEDTFVWGAKDDLLPQMNETSSKRFFLNVADKKVGPLIGILTSKNKKGVLTGNSLLFQKIQAKLQKSGGLSFIFTLEDTYKDRIEGYFYDEPSSRWYRGLFPLPQVVYNRIPFRWAENRDEFNRFKMFLAEQNIPFFNPGFIHKFSLYEVLKKHPSIALHLPETSPSTKGRLEEMLSRHKSIYVKPVKLSQGKGISRISLEKGGDAISYETMEGTKRYATLEDFWTSESPKWKNDDILLQQEITTKTIDGKKYDLRGLVHYSSFGYSLTGIGIRVAGSNKLTTHLKRGGSLFPYEKLKDDAIEDKLSELMKRCGEALTDHYGFFGEFSFDVGIDQEGHIWIFEINSKPMSFDEPLIEQAKIENLIDLFLLIS; encoded by the coding sequence ATGAACATTTATTACAGTGAAAAAGAACATATTTTTTTCCATAATGACGAGGATACCTTCGTTTGGGGAGCAAAGGATGATTTGCTCCCGCAGATGAATGAAACGAGCAGCAAACGATTTTTTTTGAATGTGGCCGATAAAAAGGTGGGGCCATTGATTGGGATATTAACGAGCAAAAATAAAAAAGGGGTGCTGACCGGCAACAGCTTACTATTCCAAAAAATCCAAGCAAAGCTTCAAAAATCAGGAGGTCTCTCCTTTATCTTCACATTGGAAGATACTTATAAGGATCGAATTGAAGGGTATTTCTATGATGAACCTTCCTCCCGATGGTATAGAGGATTGTTTCCGCTTCCACAAGTGGTTTACAACCGCATCCCGTTTCGCTGGGCAGAAAATCGCGATGAGTTCAACCGATTCAAAATGTTCTTGGCTGAACAGAACATCCCCTTTTTCAATCCTGGTTTCATCCATAAATTTTCATTATATGAAGTATTAAAGAAACATCCATCCATCGCCCTCCACCTACCTGAAACGTCCCCTTCTACGAAAGGCCGGCTGGAGGAGATGCTTTCCAGGCACAAATCCATTTATGTAAAACCGGTCAAACTTTCTCAGGGAAAAGGAATTTCAAGGATTTCCTTAGAAAAGGGAGGGGATGCGATTTCTTATGAAACAATGGAAGGGACGAAGAGGTATGCAACACTCGAGGATTTCTGGACCTCTGAAAGCCCAAAGTGGAAAAACGATGATATTCTTCTCCAGCAAGAGATCACCACAAAGACAATCGATGGAAAAAAATATGATTTGAGGGGTCTTGTCCATTACAGTTCTTTTGGCTATTCCTTAACCGGCATAGGCATAAGGGTGGCAGGTTCCAATAAACTGACCACTCACCTGAAGCGCGGCGGAAGTCTTTTTCCTTATGAGAAGCTAAAGGATGATGCGATCGAGGATAAACTATCGGAGCTGATGAAACGCTGCGGAGAAGCATTGACGGACCACTACGGTTTTTTCGGCGAATTTTCTTTCGATGTCGGCATTGACCAAGAAGGCCACATTTGGATCTTTGAAATCAACTCCAAGCCAATGAGTTTTGACGAACCGCTGATCGAACAAGCGAAAATAGAAAACTTGATCGACCTTTTCTTATTGATCAGCTGA
- a CDS encoding YlbF family regulator: protein MATNLYDLSYELQNALRESDEYKNLLALYDTVNKDESASKLFANFRDIQVKLQQKQMSGQEITQEEVEQAQKAAALVQQNEKIAKLMEAEQRMSMLIADLNKIIMKPLEELYGPMGN, encoded by the coding sequence ATGGCTACAAACTTATACGATTTATCTTACGAATTGCAAAATGCACTGCGTGAAAGCGACGAGTATAAAAATTTATTGGCTTTGTATGATACGGTAAATAAGGATGAATCTGCAAGCAAGCTTTTTGCGAATTTCCGCGATATTCAGGTGAAGCTTCAGCAAAAACAAATGTCCGGCCAAGAAATTACACAGGAAGAAGTCGAGCAGGCGCAAAAGGCAGCTGCCCTCGTTCAGCAAAACGAAAAAATTGCGAAATTGATGGAAGCCGAGCAGCGTATGAGCATGTTGATCGCCGATTTGAACAAAATCATCATGAAGCCGCTTGAAGAATTATACGGCCCAATGGGAAATTAA
- a CDS encoding Cof-type HAD-IIB family hydrolase, whose product MIYRLLALNIDGTLLNDNARMSKQTKEAIEYVTSKGIYVMLVTSRSFPSAKRVAKALKLNSYVVAHQGAYIANELDKPLRVSRINEDITFELVKFLERFNCHIRLLHEKYAVANKRDIDQNIVAKGFWQRATRLSHTTEFVESVSEYLIDHSVEPPKIEVLFQNQKDLDDAKKAIESMYIEVDCIESSSMKLEIVPVGTSKLKGVLYVCDRLGVPREEVVMIGSGIDDIPLIEWAGLGVAMGNANKEVKRSADWITRDAEENGVAYMVKEHFRKQHPIEFLKRMNVIKR is encoded by the coding sequence ATGATCTATCGACTACTTGCGTTGAATATAGATGGAACGTTGCTGAATGACAATGCACGGATGAGTAAGCAGACAAAAGAAGCCATCGAATATGTCACATCGAAAGGAATCTATGTCATGCTCGTCACATCCAGGAGCTTTCCATCAGCCAAAAGGGTCGCCAAAGCGTTGAAATTGAATAGCTATGTTGTGGCCCATCAAGGCGCCTATATCGCCAATGAATTAGATAAGCCGCTGCGTGTGTCCAGGATAAATGAAGATATCACTTTCGAGCTCGTGAAATTTCTCGAAAGATTCAATTGCCATATCAGGCTTCTGCACGAAAAATATGCTGTAGCCAATAAACGGGACATCGATCAAAATATTGTTGCCAAAGGATTTTGGCAGCGGGCTACACGATTGAGCCACACGACTGAATTTGTAGAGTCCGTCAGTGAATATCTCATAGATCATTCAGTCGAACCTCCAAAGATCGAGGTGTTATTCCAAAACCAAAAGGATTTGGATGATGCCAAAAAGGCAATTGAAAGTATGTATATCGAAGTCGACTGCATAGAAAGCAGCAGTATGAAGCTAGAGATCGTCCCTGTGGGAACCTCCAAGCTGAAGGGAGTCCTTTATGTTTGCGACCGCCTCGGTGTCCCTAGGGAAGAAGTGGTGATGATCGGATCGGGTATCGATGATATCCCGCTCATAGAGTGGGCTGGCCTGGGGGTGGCCATGGGCAACGCCAATAAGGAAGTGAAAAGATCGGCTGACTGGATCACAAGGGACGCTGAAGAAAACGGAGTCGCTTATATGGTGAAGGAACACTTCAGGAAACAGCATCCCATTGAATTCCTAAAAAGGATGAATGTAATTAAAAGATAA
- a CDS encoding ferritin family protein, whose protein sequence is MTFLEKLETAINNEWKAYHFYKELKTKTNNPLYIEFIDEPMQDEKKHFEMFQYLHKLLTGDYFENKEEEVQFTSFKEGVLMALKDELEAAAFYRDMLFEIPNQQAYQPLFVAMTDEMEHATRFSTIYNSLK, encoded by the coding sequence ATGACTTTCTTGGAAAAATTAGAGACGGCAATCAATAATGAATGGAAGGCTTATCATTTTTATAAAGAGTTAAAAACGAAAACAAATAATCCATTATATATTGAATTTATCGATGAGCCGATGCAGGATGAGAAAAAGCATTTTGAAATGTTTCAGTATCTGCATAAATTGCTTACTGGTGATTATTTTGAAAATAAAGAGGAGGAAGTACAGTTCACTTCATTTAAAGAAGGGGTACTGATGGCGCTTAAGGATGAACTCGAAGCTGCGGCATTCTATCGTGATATGTTGTTTGAGATTCCCAATCAGCAAGCATATCAACCTTTGTTTGTCGCAATGACCGATGAAATGGAGCATGCAACAAGGTTTTCAACGATTTACAATTCTTTGAAATAA
- a CDS encoding DUF445 domain-containing protein has translation MHLFLVLLFMMVIGAIIGGFTNSLAIKMLFRPYKAIYIGKWRLPFTPGLIPKRRNELAVQLGKMVVDHLVTPESIEKKLVDSHFQEEIVLLLQKELDSPKLAEMTTEKLLNDMGFNDSILITNGFIADQLHKKYRSWASEHRHHSLTDVMGQALEEKIDGKIPAITEFILQKGKEYFSSPEGKQRLKVMLEDFFKDRGMLWNMIKMFMGNESVIDRIQPEVIKFLNNPGTGELLSSILQKEWGKVKEWPLEKILPEEKDESIERMISDFTLKVLNIEKIFTTPVRSMIEPYIPFIAEKVLPSLVGNGLRMLSLRIGPLLQKLKVEEMVKEQVETFSVGRLEELVLGITRSELKMITYLGALLGGIIGLVQGIIVMFIGG, from the coding sequence ATGCATCTATTTCTTGTCCTGCTTTTCATGATGGTGATTGGGGCCATCATAGGAGGCTTTACGAATTCGCTGGCGATTAAAATGCTTTTTCGCCCATATAAAGCGATATATATAGGAAAATGGCGGCTGCCTTTTACACCGGGATTGATCCCGAAGAGAAGAAATGAACTGGCGGTCCAACTGGGGAAAATGGTTGTCGATCACCTTGTAACACCGGAAAGCATCGAAAAAAAATTAGTGGACTCCCATTTTCAAGAGGAAATTGTCCTTTTGCTACAAAAGGAGTTGGATTCCCCAAAACTCGCTGAAATGACGACGGAAAAGCTGTTGAATGATATGGGTTTCAATGATTCAATCCTTATAACAAACGGATTCATTGCCGATCAGCTGCATAAAAAGTATCGATCATGGGCATCAGAACATCGCCATCATTCGTTAACGGATGTAATGGGACAAGCCTTGGAAGAAAAAATAGATGGAAAAATTCCGGCCATCACAGAATTCATCCTGCAAAAAGGAAAAGAGTATTTTTCCAGTCCAGAGGGCAAACAACGGCTGAAAGTCATGCTTGAAGACTTTTTTAAAGATAGAGGAATGTTATGGAACATGATCAAAATGTTCATGGGCAATGAATCTGTCATTGATAGAATCCAGCCAGAGGTCATTAAATTCTTGAATAATCCTGGAACCGGTGAGCTGCTGTCATCCATCTTGCAAAAAGAGTGGGGGAAAGTGAAGGAATGGCCTTTGGAAAAAATCCTTCCTGAGGAGAAGGATGAAAGCATTGAGCGTATGATTTCCGATTTTACCCTAAAGGTACTAAATATCGAAAAAATATTCACCACTCCGGTTCGTTCCATGATTGAACCGTACATTCCATTTATTGCTGAAAAAGTACTCCCATCCTTGGTCGGAAACGGACTCCGCATGCTCTCATTGAGAATTGGACCGCTGCTTCAAAAGCTAAAGGTGGAGGAAATGGTCAAGGAACAAGTGGAAACATTCTCTGTTGGAAGATTGGAAGAGCTTGTTCTGGGCATCACGAGGTCTGAGTTGAAAATGATCACTTATTTGGGTGCTCTCCTTGGCGGCATTATCGGCCTTGTTCAGGGGATCATCGTTATGTTTATAGGCGGATAA
- a CDS encoding YhzD family protein, producing the protein MYKLTAFKPDGEKILDESFEAKDDLEAKEIGKTMLEEKNLLESTHRCTSSSGKLLLFHA; encoded by the coding sequence ATGTATAAATTAACCGCATTCAAGCCTGATGGTGAAAAGATTTTGGATGAATCCTTCGAAGCCAAGGACGATCTTGAAGCAAAAGAAATCGGAAAAACGATGCTGGAAGAAAAGAACCTGCTTGAGAGCACTCACCGCTGCACCTCTTCATCCGGAAAGCTGTTATTATTCCATGCTTAA
- a CDS encoding YheC/YheD family endospore coat-associated protein — translation MAKQLKIETFDSREHIIYVPGQITSPDEIKRVGFGSSTQSIDCKPQPNGRNIITISSALAKELNLPSYIQSIHIFAKEDCLHLGPLVGIFSSGFTPFQIRPIGERSFLFAKLLSSHASSGVVPFLFGEQHIDWGQGVIEGFFFTNKGWESLKVPFPNVVYDRLPNRRSEKLKASQAVKERFEKDYLIPWYNPGFFNKLEVFEKLYNVGEAEPFLPETSPFQSFHQIEKMLADYGHVFIKPQNGSLGLGVHQLIYDKKNHAYYCRYRDGENRLQKFSTLEALMKKVFANRSLERMLVQQGIYLIRHEQRPIDFRVHVNKDEHGEWKLSAIAAKIAGTGSPTTHINNGGTVKTLEEIFPDKTAQQKYKDKLEQAALLLAQALEKQVGGIIAEIGFDFGLDRQDRVWLFEANSKPGRSIFSHPLLKEFDMLTRKLALSYAVFLTEQTIDKPEELFR, via the coding sequence ATGGCTAAACAATTAAAAATCGAAACGTTTGATTCACGTGAACATATCATCTATGTTCCCGGTCAAATCACTTCCCCTGATGAGATCAAAAGAGTCGGATTCGGATCGAGTACACAATCAATCGATTGCAAACCACAGCCAAATGGCAGAAATATCATCACGATCAGTTCAGCTCTGGCAAAAGAACTGAACCTGCCGTCCTATATTCAATCCATTCATATTTTCGCCAAGGAAGACTGTCTCCATTTAGGGCCGTTGGTCGGGATATTTTCGTCAGGATTCACGCCATTCCAAATACGTCCCATCGGCGAGAGATCCTTCTTGTTCGCAAAGCTTTTATCATCACATGCTTCTTCCGGCGTTGTTCCTTTCTTATTCGGTGAACAGCATATTGACTGGGGTCAAGGAGTCATAGAAGGATTTTTCTTCACCAATAAAGGCTGGGAGTCATTGAAAGTGCCATTCCCGAATGTCGTTTACGACCGCCTTCCAAATCGCAGAAGCGAAAAATTGAAGGCGTCACAGGCAGTGAAGGAAAGGTTTGAAAAAGATTATTTAATTCCATGGTATAATCCAGGCTTCTTTAACAAATTAGAAGTGTTTGAAAAGCTATACAATGTGGGCGAGGCAGAGCCTTTCCTGCCTGAAACCTCCCCATTTCAATCCTTCCACCAAATCGAGAAGATGCTGGCGGACTACGGGCATGTATTCATCAAGCCGCAAAACGGGAGCTTGGGGCTAGGCGTTCATCAACTGATTTATGATAAGAAAAATCATGCCTATTATTGTCGTTATCGTGATGGCGAGAATCGACTGCAGAAGTTTTCGACGCTTGAAGCACTTATGAAAAAAGTTTTTGCGAACCGCTCACTTGAAAGAATGCTTGTCCAACAAGGGATCTATTTAATCCGTCATGAACAGCGTCCCATCGATTTTCGGGTGCACGTCAACAAGGATGAGCATGGGGAATGGAAACTCAGCGCCATTGCTGCAAAAATAGCCGGGACTGGGAGTCCTACAACCCATATCAATAATGGTGGAACCGTCAAAACATTGGAAGAGATTTTTCCTGATAAAACAGCTCAACAGAAGTACAAGGATAAACTAGAGCAAGCTGCCCTTCTGCTTGCCCAGGCGCTTGAAAAGCAAGTCGGCGGTATTATAGCAGAAATCGGTTTTGACTTCGGCTTAGACCGCCAAGATCGAGTCTGGCTGTTCGAAGCAAATTCGAAACCTGGCCGATCGATCTTTTCCCATCCTCTCCTCAAGGAGTTTGATATGCTGACACGTAAGCTTGCGCTATCCTATGCTGTATTTCTGACTGAACAAACCATTGATAAACCTGAGGAATTATTTAGATGA
- a CDS encoding YheC/YheD family endospore coat-associated protein has translation MSHKISFHISNTNGLFTSSPQLHLNPLDGKKLNIDDNSRITIKIGNKTAAAIVHFNSDEPEGSAAVEPALYQSLLLPIQTYKWHVLYDVHDQLLKLGPFISILTEFKHAGHDQPSFGSIHCFAEELQTFISKEGGLLSIMNLSDNMNLGEESKGFIFYDDAWIMWDLPEPDVIYNRIHSRKTERTKAYLVFYEHYLQSGSTIFNPQFLSKWEVYQLLGAESHMNPFIPETNLYSESTFDDFLGKYGAVYIKPVHGSLGRGIIEVTKHSDGLFIVNQTYFPEQKEHTFESLTDVKNAVHKWIGKRICIIQQALSLLEKDGRKIDFRLLTHPDAGHHWRVTSAVARISGENQFVSNLAQGGVLDKPGAVLKGFFSTSTSSQILSLMKELALETAALIAKSLEGVTGELGLDIGVDLDGKIWLIEANSKPSKKQEGTSSGIRPSTKAIWKFSKTLWLERRDSP, from the coding sequence ATGTCTCACAAAATTTCGTTTCATATAAGCAATACCAATGGTTTATTTACTTCATCACCCCAGCTCCATCTAAATCCACTTGATGGAAAGAAATTGAATATAGATGACAATTCCAGAATCACAATCAAAATAGGGAATAAAACGGCTGCAGCCATCGTTCACTTCAACAGCGATGAGCCAGAAGGCAGTGCTGCCGTTGAACCTGCACTATATCAGTCCTTGCTGCTCCCTATACAGACTTACAAATGGCATGTTTTGTATGATGTTCATGATCAACTGTTGAAACTTGGTCCGTTCATTTCCATTTTAACCGAATTCAAGCATGCTGGACATGACCAACCTTCCTTTGGATCCATTCACTGCTTTGCGGAAGAGCTGCAAACTTTCATTTCAAAAGAAGGCGGACTTCTCTCTATTATGAACCTATCCGATAATATGAATCTTGGCGAAGAAAGCAAAGGTTTTATCTTCTATGATGACGCCTGGATTATGTGGGACCTTCCTGAGCCGGATGTCATTTACAATCGGATCCATTCGCGGAAAACCGAGAGGACCAAAGCCTACCTGGTTTTTTATGAACATTATTTACAATCCGGTTCGACCATCTTTAATCCTCAATTTTTATCCAAATGGGAGGTATACCAGCTTCTTGGAGCGGAGTCCCATATGAATCCGTTCATTCCGGAAACCAACCTCTATTCCGAGTCGACCTTTGACGATTTCTTAGGCAAGTACGGTGCTGTTTATATCAAGCCGGTGCACGGAAGCCTTGGCAGGGGAATTATAGAAGTCACAAAGCACTCAGACGGACTGTTCATTGTTAATCAAACCTATTTCCCCGAGCAGAAAGAGCACACCTTTGAAAGTCTGACGGATGTGAAAAATGCCGTTCATAAATGGATCGGAAAACGAATCTGCATTATTCAGCAGGCATTAAGTCTGCTCGAAAAGGATGGAAGAAAAATTGATTTCCGCCTTCTTACCCATCCAGATGCGGGCCATCATTGGCGTGTCACATCAGCTGTAGCCAGAATATCGGGGGAAAATCAATTTGTCTCCAATCTCGCTCAGGGAGGCGTTCTGGATAAACCAGGGGCCGTATTAAAGGGGTTTTTTTCAACGAGTACTTCCTCCCAAATCCTGAGCTTAATGAAGGAGCTTGCACTTGAAACGGCTGCCTTGATTGCGAAATCTCTGGAAGGAGTGACCGGGGAGCTCGGTTTGGATATAGGTGTCGACCTTGACGGAAAGATATGGTTGATTGAAGCCAACTCAAAACCATCTAAAAAGCAGGAAGGCACCAGTTCAGGCATTAGGCCATCGACTAAGGCCATCTGGAAATTTTCAAAAACACTTTGGCTTGAAAGGAGAGATTCACCATGA
- a CDS encoding enoyl-CoA hydratase, whose translation MNLIKSYETIHVEIKEEVAFVTMNRPQQLNALNGLLIQELGSCLKELKNTEEINILVLRGNGPAFSSGGDIKEMLNINQDEQFFDIMDHINELMETLYSMPKLTISCIQGAAAGLGLSIALATDHIVADKTSKIAMNFIGIGLIPDGGGHFLLEKRLGATKAKRVIWDGKIMKAEEAQQLGLVDQLVEESMAVDLENLLSNWRRKPLKAMIKTKMIYAEMELDKLRNYLELEKLSQYEMRQTKDHLEGIKAFVEKRPPIFQGK comes from the coding sequence ATGAATTTAATAAAATCATATGAAACCATCCATGTGGAAATAAAAGAAGAAGTCGCTTTTGTAACCATGAATCGCCCTCAACAGCTGAATGCTTTAAATGGACTGCTTATTCAAGAGCTCGGGAGTTGTTTGAAGGAGCTAAAAAATACTGAAGAAATCAACATTTTGGTTCTTCGGGGAAATGGACCTGCTTTTTCGTCCGGTGGAGATATCAAGGAAATGCTTAATATCAATCAAGATGAGCAATTTTTTGACATTATGGATCACATAAACGAATTAATGGAAACGCTTTATTCAATGCCGAAGCTGACCATCAGCTGCATTCAAGGAGCAGCGGCAGGTCTCGGACTGAGCATTGCTTTGGCGACAGACCACATCGTTGCTGATAAGACTAGCAAAATTGCGATGAATTTCATCGGGATCGGATTGATTCCGGATGGCGGAGGACATTTCTTGCTCGAAAAAAGACTTGGTGCAACAAAAGCCAAGAGGGTTATTTGGGATGGGAAAATCATGAAGGCAGAGGAAGCCCAGCAGCTCGGCCTGGTCGATCAGTTAGTCGAAGAATCAATGGCAGTGGATCTAGAAAATCTCCTTTCAAATTGGAGAAGGAAACCATTAAAAGCGATGATTAAAACAAAAATGATCTATGCAGAGATGGAACTGGACAAGCTGCGGAATTACCTTGAACTAGAAAAGCTAAGTCAATATGAAATGCGTCAAACAAAAGATCACTTGGAAGGAATCAAAGCATTCGTAGAAAAGCGTCCGCCGATTTTCCAAGGAAAATAA